From a single Blastocatellia bacterium genomic region:
- the gcvPB gene encoding aminomethyl-transferring glycine dehydrogenase subunit GcvPB produces MDKSRIKKAATHVVQKEGLLFETSRPGRIGYSIPALDVPEVEASEMMDARLLRDDDLEGMPELSEVDVIRHFTRLSTWNYCIDHGLYPLGSCTMKYNPRINEAVARIEGIARLHPLVPAPLAQGALEIIARLEDCLAKITGLPAVTTQPAAGAQGEMTGIMMVRAALTERGNPRKKVLIPDSAHGTNPASAVICGYTVETVPTLADGGTDIDALRRIMSEDVAAFMLTNPNTLGKFERNIEEICRILHEGGGYVYMDGANMNALVGVARPADFGIDVMHINLHKTFSTPHGGGGPGAGPVAAIAELEPYLPFPRVNRSASNELTLDYDRPKSIGRVRAFFGNYGVLVRALSYMLTHGDTGLREATETAVLNANYIAEQLKEVYDIPYPGRVMHEVIFSDKQQQKHGVRNIDIAKRLIDYGFYPPTMSFPLVVPGALMVEPTETESRQELDLFIEAMRAIDEEAAEDPDILKQAPHSTKVGRLDEVAAARKPVLRWRPKESGDKDRARGTSSST; encoded by the coding sequence ATGGACAAGAGCAGAATCAAAAAAGCAGCTACGCACGTCGTTCAGAAAGAAGGGCTCCTTTTTGAAACCTCGCGCCCCGGTCGCATTGGTTATTCGATCCCGGCGCTCGACGTGCCGGAGGTGGAAGCCAGCGAGATGATGGACGCGCGCCTGCTGCGCGACGACGATCTCGAAGGCATGCCCGAGCTTTCTGAAGTCGACGTGATTCGTCACTTTACGCGGTTGTCGACGTGGAACTATTGCATAGACCACGGTCTCTACCCGCTCGGCTCCTGCACGATGAAATACAACCCGCGCATCAACGAAGCGGTGGCGCGCATCGAAGGCATCGCCCGGCTGCACCCGCTGGTGCCTGCACCGCTTGCGCAGGGCGCGCTTGAGATCATCGCGCGGCTCGAAGACTGTCTGGCGAAGATCACCGGCTTGCCGGCGGTGACGACGCAACCGGCAGCCGGGGCGCAGGGCGAGATGACCGGCATCATGATGGTTCGCGCGGCGCTCACCGAGCGCGGCAACCCGCGCAAGAAAGTCTTGATCCCCGACTCGGCGCACGGCACCAACCCGGCCTCGGCGGTCATCTGTGGCTACACGGTCGAAACCGTGCCGACCTTAGCCGACGGCGGCACCGACATCGACGCCTTGCGTCGCATCATGAGCGAGGATGTCGCCGCCTTCATGCTCACCAACCCGAACACGCTCGGCAAGTTCGAGCGCAACATCGAAGAGATTTGCCGCATCCTCCACGAAGGCGGCGGCTATGTCTACATGGACGGCGCCAATATGAATGCGCTGGTCGGGGTAGCCAGGCCCGCGGACTTCGGCATTGATGTCATGCACATCAACCTGCATAAAACCTTCTCGACGCCGCATGGCGGCGGCGGGCCGGGCGCGGGGCCTGTGGCCGCAATCGCCGAGCTTGAGCCTTACCTTCCCTTCCCGCGCGTCAACCGCAGCGCCTCGAACGAGCTGACGCTCGACTACGACCGCCCGAAATCGATTGGCCGGGTGCGCGCCTTCTTCGGCAACTATGGCGTGCTGGTGCGGGCCTTGAGCTACATGCTGACACACGGCGATACGGGCTTGCGCGAAGCGACGGAAACCGCCGTGCTCAACGCCAACTACATTGCCGAGCAGTTGAAAGAGGTCTACGACATCCCGTATCCGGGACGCGTCATGCACGAAGTGATCTTTTCCGACAAGCAGCAACAGAAGCATGGCGTGCGCAACATAGATATCGCCAAGCGCCTGATCGATTATGGCTTCTACCCGCCGACCATGTCATTCCCGCTGGTCGTGCCCGGCGCGCTGATGGTCGAGCCGACCGAGACCGAAAGCCGCCAGGAGCTCGATCTGTTCATCGAAGCCATGCGCGCCATAGATGAGGAGGCGGCGGAAGATCCCGACATCCTCAAACAGGCACCGCATTCGACGAAAGTCGGCCGCCTGGATGAAGTCGCCGCGGCGCGCAAGCCTGTGCTGCGCTGGCGGCCCAAAGAGAGCGGCGACAAGGATCGCGCCAGAGGCACGTCATCCTCGACCTAA
- the lpxD gene encoding UDP-3-O-(3-hydroxymyristoyl)glucosamine N-acyltransferase — MQTLAQLAQIIKADLLGDPRAVVRRAHSFEQAEAGDITFAADAAYRARVNECRATAIIVAEAVPGATANLLVARSPKLAFARAIHALHAVAYQPLGVSDDLVVGEGTALGEDLSIHARVTIGKHCRIGDRVTLHPGVVIGNECHVGDDAVIYANAAIYERTEIGSRVIIHAGAVIGAEGFGFVPDEEGRQVKLLQLGRVRIEDDCEIGANCTIDRGGFEDTVLRRGVKLDNLIQVGHNCELGEDTVVAAQAGFSGGTRIGRGCVIAGQVGTVEHVRIGDGATITARAVVTKSVRAGALMGGMIPAQEYNAWRRRHALYSRLPELADRVKLLEAIIRDAGFDLEAGHDLSAE, encoded by the coding sequence ATGCAGACGCTTGCGCAACTGGCGCAGATCATCAAGGCCGACCTCCTCGGCGACCCGCGGGCGGTCGTCCGCCGCGCGCACTCCTTCGAGCAGGCCGAAGCCGGCGACATTACCTTTGCTGCCGATGCCGCTTATCGCGCCCGCGTCAACGAGTGCCGCGCCACGGCCATCATTGTCGCGGAAGCCGTTCCCGGCGCGACCGCCAACTTGCTGGTCGCGCGCAGCCCCAAACTCGCCTTCGCCCGCGCCATCCATGCGCTGCACGCCGTCGCCTATCAGCCGCTCGGCGTTAGTGACGATCTTGTCGTCGGCGAAGGGACGGCGCTAGGCGAAGACCTCTCGATTCATGCGCGCGTCACCATCGGCAAGCACTGTCGCATCGGCGACCGCGTGACGTTGCACCCCGGCGTCGTCATCGGCAATGAATGTCATGTCGGCGACGACGCGGTGATCTATGCGAACGCCGCCATCTATGAGCGCACAGAGATCGGCAGTCGCGTGATCATTCATGCCGGCGCGGTGATCGGCGCCGAAGGCTTCGGCTTCGTGCCTGATGAAGAGGGCCGCCAGGTGAAACTCTTACAGCTCGGTCGCGTGCGCATCGAAGACGATTGTGAGATCGGCGCCAATTGCACGATTGATCGCGGCGGCTTCGAAGACACCGTGCTGCGGCGCGGCGTCAAGCTCGACAACCTGATTCAAGTCGGCCACAACTGCGAGCTTGGCGAAGACACAGTGGTCGCGGCGCAGGCGGGCTTTTCGGGTGGCACGAGAATCGGGCGCGGCTGCGTGATCGCCGGGCAGGTCGGCACGGTCGAGCATGTCAGGATCGGCGACGGCGCGACGATCACCGCGCGCGCCGTCGTCACCAAGAGCGTGCGCGCCGGCGCATTGATGGGCGGCATGATCCCGGCTCAGGAGTACAATGCGTGGCGCCGCCGGCATGCGCTATACTCAAGGTTGCCCGAGCTGGCCGACCGCGTGAAGCTACTGGAAGCCATCATCCGCGACGCGGGCTTTGATTTAGAGGCCGGCCATGATCTAAGCGCTGAATGA
- a CDS encoding VWA domain-containing protein encodes MKTPQVKIRWFTCALLLLLIAGVALSQSGRRLPPANPQSSNSGQDDSIKLRADEVLLNVTVTDPYGRQATDLAKDNFIIAEDGQRQDIASFLISSVPVNVVLMLDASGSVAGAISSLREAAVNFLDKLGPEDKVSVIEFHSNVELIQDWTAKAEDVRHALSWRFKPGMVRTAEGNTQYGSTALFDAVYSTADEQLAKVQGRKAIILLTDGDDTSSKITYQQSLDAVIRSGAVVYVVSKARQFINEIRSQYGGKMGRVFGTGRTADRVISEFENAERLMTDLATRTGGRIFSPSRDDEMKEMYGQVAHELKNQYILTYVSKNEQRDGRLRHVKVFLTRAGYDARTRDSYYAPNK; translated from the coding sequence ATGAAGACTCCTCAAGTAAAGATTCGCTGGTTCACCTGCGCGCTGTTGCTGTTGCTGATTGCCGGCGTCGCCCTGTCGCAGAGCGGACGCCGATTGCCACCGGCTAATCCGCAGTCTTCCAACTCCGGCCAGGACGATTCGATCAAGCTGCGCGCTGACGAAGTCTTGCTCAACGTCACGGTCACGGATCCCTATGGCCGGCAGGCAACCGATCTGGCGAAGGATAATTTCATCATCGCCGAAGACGGCCAGCGGCAAGACATCGCCAGCTTTCTAATCAGCAGCGTGCCCGTCAACGTCGTCCTGATGCTCGACGCTTCGGGGTCCGTGGCCGGCGCCATCTCGTCGTTGCGCGAGGCGGCAGTGAACTTTCTCGATAAGCTCGGCCCGGAAGACAAGGTCTCGGTCATCGAGTTTCATAGCAACGTCGAGCTGATCCAGGACTGGACGGCGAAGGCCGAAGACGTGCGCCACGCGCTATCGTGGCGCTTCAAGCCCGGCATGGTGCGCACCGCCGAGGGCAACACTCAGTATGGCAGCACGGCGCTCTTCGACGCCGTCTACTCGACGGCGGACGAACAACTCGCCAAAGTCCAGGGGCGCAAGGCGATCATCCTGCTCACCGACGGCGACGACACGTCGAGCAAGATCACTTACCAGCAGTCGCTCGACGCGGTCATCCGTTCGGGCGCGGTCGTCTACGTCGTCAGCAAAGCGCGGCAGTTCATCAACGAGATTCGCAGCCAGTACGGCGGCAAAATGGGGCGCGTCTTCGGCACGGGCCGAACCGCCGACCGCGTCATCTCGGAGTTCGAGAATGCCGAGCGCTTGATGACCGATCTGGCGACGCGCACCGGCGGCAGAATCTTTTCGCCGTCGCGCGACGACGAGATGAAAGAGATGTATGGGCAGGTGGCGCACGAGTTGAAGAATCAGTACATCCTCACCTATGTCTCGAAGAACGAGCAGCGCGACGGGCGCTTGCGCCACGTCAAAGTCTTCCTGACGCGCGCCGGCTACGACGCGCGCACCCGCGACAGTTATTACGCTCCGAATAAGTAA
- the gcvH gene encoding glycine cleavage system protein GcvH, which translates to MANTPEDLSYTKDHEWVRAAAERATVGITDHAQQQLGDVVYVELPRVDDKFEAGEPFGSVESVKAVSEIYMPVSGVVVEVNGALNDAPEKVNADPYGDGWMIAIKPDNPSQLDALLTAAEYEDYIKEETSE; encoded by the coding sequence ATGGCAAACACCCCTGAAGACCTAAGCTACACGAAAGACCATGAATGGGTTCGCGCCGCCGCCGAGCGGGCAACCGTTGGCATCACCGACCACGCGCAGCAACAACTCGGCGACGTGGTCTATGTTGAGCTGCCGCGTGTGGACGATAAGTTCGAGGCCGGCGAGCCTTTCGGCTCGGTCGAAAGCGTCAAGGCCGTGAGCGAGATTTACATGCCCGTCAGCGGCGTCGTCGTCGAAGTCAACGGCGCGCTCAACGACGCGCCCGAAAAAGTGAACGCCGACCCGTACGGCGACGGCTGGATGATCGCCATCAAGCCCGACAACCCGTCGCAGCTCGATGCCTTGTTGACCGCCGCCGAGTACGAAGATTACATCAAGGAAGAAACCTCGGAGTAA
- the gcvT gene encoding glycine cleavage system aminomethyltransferase GcvT has protein sequence MLKRTPLHDSHVLLGARMVEFAGWDMPVQYSGPIPEHLAVRQAAGLFDVSHMGEIEVRGEQALALVQRITTNDAAKLQDNQVQYSTMINEQGGVIDDLLVYRINEHYYLLVVNAGGTDADFAWIAEHAAGFDVEVMNTSAAFALLALQGPRSERILQCICDHMLDRIPYYWSQQLAVDGISCRVSRTGYTGEDGFEILCPAADARHIWNRLLVTGHEDGLIPCGLAARNTLRLEAAFRLYGNDMDQTTTPLEAGLGWVVKLNKGDFIGREVLQKQKADGLQRKLVGFEMLDRAPARDGYPAVLNGQPVGTVASGSPAPFLKKNIGMLYLPIEHAGVGTEFSVVIRGREIPARVVETPFYKRERRFD, from the coding sequence ATGCTCAAGCGCACACCGCTACATGATTCACACGTCTTGCTTGGCGCGCGCATGGTCGAATTCGCCGGCTGGGACATGCCGGTGCAGTACAGCGGGCCGATCCCTGAGCATCTGGCCGTGCGCCAGGCAGCCGGCCTCTTCGACGTTTCGCACATGGGCGAAATCGAAGTGCGCGGCGAACAGGCGCTCGCCCTCGTCCAGCGGATCACGACCAACGATGCCGCCAAGCTCCAGGATAACCAGGTACAGTATTCGACGATGATCAACGAGCAGGGCGGCGTCATTGACGACCTGCTGGTCTACCGCATCAACGAGCATTACTATTTGCTCGTCGTCAACGCCGGCGGCACCGACGCCGATTTCGCCTGGATCGCCGAGCACGCAGCCGGCTTCGACGTCGAAGTGATGAACACCAGCGCCGCCTTCGCGCTGCTTGCCCTGCAAGGCCCGCGCTCCGAGCGCATTCTGCAATGTATCTGTGATCACATGCTCGACCGCATCCCGTATTACTGGTCACAGCAGCTTGCGGTTGACGGCATCAGCTGTCGCGTCTCGCGCACCGGCTACACCGGCGAAGACGGCTTCGAGATTCTCTGCCCCGCGGCGGACGCTCGGCACATCTGGAACCGGCTGCTGGTCACTGGCCATGAAGACGGCTTGATCCCCTGCGGCCTGGCGGCGCGCAACACCCTGCGCCTGGAAGCCGCTTTCCGCCTTTACGGCAATGACATGGATCAGACGACGACGCCGCTTGAAGCCGGGCTCGGCTGGGTCGTCAAGCTCAACAAAGGCGACTTCATCGGGCGCGAGGTGTTGCAGAAACAGAAGGCCGACGGCCTGCAACGCAAGCTGGTCGGCTTTGAAATGCTCGACCGAGCGCCGGCGCGCGACGGCTATCCGGCGGTCCTCAACGGCCAGCCGGTCGGCACCGTCGCTTCGGGCAGTCCCGCGCCGTTTCTGAAAAAGAACATCGGCATGCTCTATCTTCCCATCGAGCACGCGGGCGTCGGCACCGAGTTTTCCGTCGTGATTCGCGGGCGCGAAATCCCTGCCCGCGTCGTTGAAACTCCCTTCTACAAACGGGAAAGACGATTTGATTGA
- the gcvPA gene encoding aminomethyl-transferring glycine dehydrogenase subunit GcvPA, which translates to MRYIPNSPDERRAMLEQLGCERIEELFEQIPENLRLNDALGIGPAMSEPDLIAYFRELAARNASSYQSFLGAGAYSHFIPVIVDPLISRAEFFTAYTPYQPELSQGTLQYIFEFQTMVCQLTGMDVANASLYDGSTGVAEAVMMANRVTRRNRFIIADTLHPQYREVTESYTRQLGLKLDFAPHTEAGTLDLNALQIDKETAAVVVQSPNFFGCVEDLQAIADAAHQAGALFIVAFSEAMSLGALKPPGACGADIVVGEAQSFGIPLSFGGPYCGLFATNEKFLRQMPGRLAGEAYDHDGRRGYVLTLSTREQHIRREKATSNICTNQGLFALMATVYMATLGRRGVREVAHQNLQKAHYAAQEIARLDGYGLRFSAPFFNEFVVTTPKPASEVVGALLDRQIIGGVALDEYYPEMKDALLVCVTETARRPAIDQLVAALAEV; encoded by the coding sequence ATGCGGTATATCCCGAACTCGCCCGACGAGCGGCGCGCCATGCTCGAACAGCTCGGGTGTGAGCGCATCGAAGAACTCTTTGAGCAAATCCCCGAAAACCTGCGACTGAACGACGCGCTCGGCATCGGCCCGGCAATGAGCGAGCCGGACCTGATTGCCTACTTTCGCGAGCTGGCGGCGCGCAATGCCAGCTCGTATCAATCCTTCCTGGGCGCGGGCGCCTATTCGCACTTCATCCCGGTCATCGTTGATCCGCTGATCTCGCGCGCCGAATTCTTTACCGCTTACACGCCATATCAGCCGGAGCTGAGCCAGGGGACGCTGCAATACATCTTCGAGTTTCAAACCATGGTCTGCCAGTTGACCGGCATGGATGTGGCGAACGCTTCGCTCTACGACGGCTCGACGGGCGTGGCCGAAGCCGTGATGATGGCTAACCGCGTCACCCGCCGCAACCGTTTCATCATTGCCGACACACTGCACCCGCAGTACCGCGAAGTCACCGAAAGCTATACGCGACAGCTCGGCCTCAAGCTCGACTTCGCGCCGCACACCGAAGCCGGCACGTTGGATTTGAACGCTCTGCAAATTGACAAAGAGACGGCGGCGGTCGTCGTGCAATCGCCGAACTTCTTCGGCTGCGTCGAAGACCTGCAAGCCATCGCCGACGCGGCGCACCAGGCCGGGGCGCTGTTCATCGTTGCCTTCAGCGAAGCGATGAGCCTGGGCGCGTTGAAACCGCCCGGCGCGTGCGGCGCTGACATCGTCGTCGGCGAGGCGCAATCGTTCGGCATCCCGCTCAGTTTCGGCGGCCCTTACTGCGGATTGTTTGCGACGAATGAAAAGTTCTTGCGCCAGATGCCCGGCCGCCTGGCCGGCGAAGCCTATGACCACGATGGGCGGCGCGGCTACGTGCTGACGCTGTCGACGCGCGAGCAGCACATCCGCCGCGAGAAAGCGACTTCCAACATCTGCACCAATCAAGGGCTGTTCGCGCTGATGGCGACCGTCTATATGGCGACGCTGGGGCGGCGCGGCGTGCGCGAAGTCGCGCATCAGAACTTGCAAAAGGCGCACTATGCGGCTCAGGAGATCGCCAGGCTCGACGGCTACGGCTTGCGTTTCAGCGCGCCGTTCTTCAACGAGTTTGTCGTCACGACACCGAAGCCTGCAAGCGAAGTGGTGGGCGCGCTGCTCGACCGTCAGATCATTGGCGGGGTGGCGCTCGACGAGTATTACCCGGAGATGAAAGACGCGCTGCTGGTGTGCGTCACCGAAACGGCGCGGCGTCCAGCCATTGATCAACTGGTCGCGGCGCTCGCCGAGGTTTAG
- a CDS encoding DUF2934 domain-containing protein, giving the protein MSRESTDALREKLLADPEVQLMIRMRAFEIYQMRGGEPGNPATDWFRAESEVLEFLIDEENRRAAEEPQPSSPETVAGVELASDAQAAADPETSIGAWSATEPAGMELAPEIGGSAPLAEREKTRTRSATKSPSTRAGKSGNDAAPKSAPRRVAAKKTADATEKPKRTRKKADASKTATGEK; this is encoded by the coding sequence ATGAGCAGAGAAAGTACAGACGCGTTAAGAGAAAAATTGTTGGCCGATCCCGAAGTGCAATTGATGATCCGCATGCGGGCTTTCGAGATTTACCAGATGCGCGGCGGCGAGCCGGGCAATCCGGCGACCGACTGGTTCCGCGCCGAATCCGAAGTGCTGGAGTTTTTGATCGACGAAGAGAATCGCCGCGCCGCCGAAGAGCCGCAGCCGTCATCGCCTGAGACGGTTGCCGGCGTTGAGCTGGCGAGTGATGCGCAGGCGGCCGCCGACCCTGAAACCAGCATCGGCGCGTGGTCGGCAACCGAACCGGCTGGCATGGAGCTAGCCCCGGAGATCGGCGGCAGCGCACCGCTTGCGGAGCGGGAGAAGACGCGCACGCGGTCGGCGACGAAATCGCCCTCGACCCGAGCCGGCAAGTCCGGCAACGACGCGGCCCCCAAGTCGGCGCCGCGCCGAGTCGCCGCCAAGAAGACCGCCGACGCGACGGAAAAACCGAAACGCACCCGTAAGAAGGCCGACGCCTCAAAAACAGCGACCGGCGAGAAATAA